The DNA segment CCGTTGCCGAAGCCAGCGAATTCAACGCCAGCGTCACGCTGCCGCAGAAGACCTTCAAGCACCTGCTGGCGATGGTCCACTTCGCCATGGCGCAGCAGGACATCCGCTACTACCTGAACGGCATGCTGCTGGTGGTGGAAGGCAAGAAGGTCATGGCAGTCGCCACCGACGGCCACCGCCTGGCCTACTGCGGCGTCGAGCTTGAGAACGAAGCCGCCGGTGTGGGCGCGCGCCAGGAAGTCATCATTCCGCGCAAGACCATCCTGGAACTGCAGCGCCTGCTGGAAGACAACGACGATCCCGTGACGGTGCAACTGGCCGCCAACCAGGTCAAGTTCACGTTCGCCAATATCGAACTGATCTCCAAGCTGGTCGAAGGCAAGTTCCCCGACTTCCAGCGCGTGATCCCCAAGGGCTACAAGAACGCCTTCGCGATCGACCGCGTGCGGCTGCAGCAGGCGCTGCAACGCACCGCGATCCTGACCACCGACAAGTTCAAGGGCGTGCGCTGCATCCTCGACACGCACGTCCTCAAGATCAGCTCCACCAACGCCGACCAGGAAGAGGCGCAAGAAGAGCTGGAACTCGATTACTCGGGCGACGCGCTCGATATCGGCTTCAACGTGACCTACCTGCTCGACGTACTCGCCAACCTGAAGAGCGAGCAGGTGCAGGTCAGCCTCGGCGACTCGAATTCGAGCGCGCTGATCACCGTGCCGGAAGACGACAACTTCAAGTACGTCGTCATGCCGATGCGCATCTGATGATCCGGTAACAGGACACGCAGAAGACGAGCTACCGGAGCAGCAAACGGCACGCATTGACACCCGGCCCGGCCGGGAAGTCCTGGGGATAGGCATCCCGCAGCGGGGGCAGGATCGACATGACGATCCGCCCCTTTTGCCGTTTTTAGTAACCCGCCATGCGGACCCTTCGCGCCCCGCTGCCAGCATCCAGAGCATGCCGGCCCGGCCCGAGATCCGTATTCGCCGCAAGTAGGAAAGACATGACCGAACAGCAGAAACCGCAACAGGAAAACACCTACGGAGCCTCCTCGATCCAGATCCTGGAAGGCCTGGAGGCGGTACGCAAGCGCCCGGGCATGTATATCGGCGACACCTCCGACGGCACCGGCCTGCACCACCTCGTCTTCGAGGTGCTGGACAACTCCATCGACGAAGCGCTGGCCGGGTACTGCACCGAGATCCAGGTCACCATCCACAGCGACAACTCGATCTCCATCGTCGACAACGGCCGCGGCATCCCGCCCCTGGTCAAGTTCGACGACAAGCACGAGCCCAAGCGCAGCGCGGCGGAAATCGCCATGACCGAGCTGCACGCCGGCGGCAAGTTCAACCAGAACAGCTACAAGGTATCGGGCGGCCTGCACGGCGTGGGCGTGTCCTGCGTGAACGCACTTTCCAAGTGGCTGCGCCTGACCGTGCGCCGCGACGGCCAGGTCCACCTGATCGAATTCGCCAAGGGCGATGTGCAGAACCGCATCATCGAGACCGTGCCCGGCCCCGACGGCCAGCCCGTTGAAGTCTCCCCGATGAAGGTCATCGGTGCCACCGACAAGCGCGGCACCGAAGTCCACTTCTTGGCCGACGAAGAAATCTTCACCAACGTCGAGTTCCACTACGAGATCCTCTCCAAGCGTATCCGCGAACTCTCGTTCCTGAACAACGGCGTCCATATCAAGCTGGTCGACCAGCGCACCGGCAAGGAAGAAGACTTTGCCTTCTCCGGTGGCGTGAAGGGTTTTGTCGAGTACATCAACCGCGCCAAGACCGTCCTGCACCCCAACATCTTCTACGCCAACACCGAAAAAGACGGCATCGGCGTGGAAGTGGCCATGCAGTGGAACGACGGCTACAACGAGCAGGTGCTCTGTTTCACCAACAACATCCCGCAGCGGGATGGCGGCACCCACCTGACCGGCCTGCGCGCCGCGATGACGCGCGTCATCAACAAGTACATCGAAGAAAACGAAGTCGCCAAGAAAGCCAAGGTGGAAACCACCGGCGACGACATGCGCGAAGGCCTGGCCTGCGTGCTGTCCGTGAAGGTGCCCGAGCCCAAGTTCAGCTCGCAGACCAAGGACAAGCTGGTCTCGTCAGAAGTGCGACTGCCCGTGGAAGAACTCGTCAGCAAGGCCCTGACCGACTTCCTGCTGGAAACGCCCATCGACGCCAAGACCATCTGCGGCAAGATCGTAGACGCCGCCCGCGCCCGCGAAGCCGCCCGCAAGGCCCGCGAAATGACCCGCCGCAAGGGCGTGATGGACGGCATGGGCCTGCCCGGCAAGCTGGCCGACTGCCAGGAAAAAGACCCCGCCCAGTCCGAACTCTTCCTGGTGGAGGGCGACTCCGCAGGCGGCTCCGCCAAGCAGGGCCGCGACCGTAAGTTCCAGGCCATCCTGCCGCTCAAGGGCAAGATCCTGAACGTAGAGCGCGCCCGCTTCGACAAGATGCTGTCCAGCCAGGAAGTGCTGACGCTGATCACCGCGCTGGGCACCGGCATCGGCAAGGACGACTACAACCTGGAAAAGCTGCGCTACCACCGCATCATCATCATGACTGACGCGGACGTGGACGGCTCGCACATCCGCACGCTGCTGCTGACGTTCTTCTACAGGCAGATGCCTGACATTATCGAGCGCGGTTATGTGTATATCGCGCAGCCGCCGCTGTACAAGATCAAGCATGGGAAGGAAGAGCGGTATATCAAGGATGATGTCGAGCTCAATGCTTATCTGTTGAAGTTGGCGATGGAGAAGGCGTCGCTGGTTCGGCCGGATGGTAGCGAGATCAGTGGTGATGCGCTGACTGAGCTGGCGCGGCAGTATCAGCTGACCGAAGGCGTGATTGGCCGCCTGTCACGTATTGTGGATACGGATGCCCTGCGAGCCATTGCGGACGGCGTGGCGTTGGATCTGGACAGTGCTGCTGCGGCGGAAGCCTCGGCCGTGGCGCTGAAGGCCAAGCTGGCTGAGATGCATGCGAAGACGCTGCTCGGCGCGGCCGTGAATGATGACGGTACGGCTGATGTGTATGCGCAGTTTGATGAGAAGACGGACAAGCATCGGCTGATGATTGCGCGTCGTCATCATGGCAATGTGCGGTTGTCGCATCTGGACGCGGATTTTGTTCATGGTGCTGACTACGCCGCCCTCTCCAATGCGGCTAAGACTTTCCAGGGGCTGACGCCCGAAGGGACTAAGGTGCAACGGGGTGAGGGCGATAAGCTGCGGGATCAGACTGTCAACGACTTCCACGGTGCTATGCAGTGGCTGTTGGCTGAGGCCGAGCGTGGGGTTTCGCGCCAGCGGTATAAGGGTCTGGGGGAGATGAACCCTGAGCAGCTGTTTGAGACGACGCTTGACGTAACCCAGCGACGCCTGCTGAAGGTCCAGATTGAGGATGCTATTGCGGCTGATCAGATCTTTACCACCCTTATGGGTGATGAGGTGGAGCCGCGACGGAATTTCATCGAATCCAATGCGTTGGTTGCACGGAATATCGATGTTTGAGATCCTGTGGGATCCTAGGATAGTCGATGCAATACACAAATCACTGAATCGATCTGAAACGAAGCTTCTCGGCAGATTGAGGGCTTGAGCCACTCTGGTTTGCTATGAGCGTCAAGAAAAGCCGCCTTCCCGCAAGGGTTCGCGGCTTTTTTGCTGCTCGCCAACCATGGCCAGTCATCCGTCTTCAGCAATTCTTCTGGTCGTTGTATGCGGGAACCTGGATACCTGCATGCATTTGAACCAGACCAGTGGATAGACATAATAGACATCGCGACGCTGAAGCGTTACAGCTTCCTGTTTTCACAGCGACAATCGTAACTGTCTCACGGTCGCATTGGATTGACGCTGAAATTGAACATGATCGAAAATCATGAACTTGGACATCATTGGTGGCTTTAGCACCTGTAAAATCAAGCGTATCGTCCAAAAATGAACCCTCATGGTTAGCGAGAAATTAAATCGCCAGAGAGCGACGTGTAGCCAGGGTAGGAGTGTGTGCGTGGAAAATCATTCCGACTGCCCACACACGTCATGAAAAAGTGGGGTTGACTGTGACCGAATCCACGCCAAGCATTGTGCGGCCCATTGGAAAGCTGTTTCGAATTGCTGTGTCTGCAGGTATTGAGACAGCGGTGAAACTGCACATTTCTCGGGGCGACGACTTGGAGTGCCGAGACGAGAAAGGCCTTACTCCCCTCATGCTCGCTGCGTCACGCAATCGGGCGGGAGTTTGCCGATTGCTCATTAAGGCGGGCGCGAATGTGTTCGCTGTCGACTTTTCTGGCCGGGACGCACTAACAATCGCTCGAGAACGTGGCGCCGCCGCCGCCGCTGAGACGATAGCGGAGTACTTGGCCAGTCACGGGACCATCCAGGCACGCTCATCGGGCCCCACGGATGCTACCGGAGAACTTCAGGCATCTGCGCCTGAACGCCCGAACGCCAGCAGTGATCGAAAAGCATACCCGGTGGTTGCATCTCTGACAATCGATTCGGCGCATGAGGGCTCTCAACACGAGGTCTCCAGCAAGGCAGCTACCGGCACTATCATCGCTGGAAGCGCAACCCCTGTGAGTCTCGCAGAAGACCATGCACCGCTGCGCCGTATCGGAGCAGATGCATTAGCACCTCCGGTTCCCGCTACGATTGGAACAGCTCCACTGGCCGGAGAAGCTACCCCTCTCGATCGTCCGTCGAACGCAAGCGGACTAGATGAGGTAGAGCTACTGACCGCAGCACCAGTCGCGGCAGGGGGCGGAGATTTGTGCGGAATCGATGTGCGGCAGCCCAGCACTGAGCCGTCGCCATTCCTTTCGCAGAGGAGCGGCGCTCAAACCAACAACTGCGAGCTCCAAGACGAGCGGAGCGATACACCGAATGCCCCGGACCGCGAAGGCCAGCTAACTGAACTGACGTTCGGAGATTGGGAAGCCGTAGAACTCTCGGAACCGCCTCGTGACAATCCCGTTGTGCTCATAACCGAGGCAGAACGACAGCGTCGAATCGACAACCATACGCCGATCGACCACAGCGCAGCTTGGGATGACTTGGAGGCCTTCTTGCCGGATTCGGCCAAGTCAATTCTGCGGGTGAGCAATCAGCCTTTCCGGGAGTCGTTGCGAGAATTGCTGCTGCGAGCACTGCGGGAAGGCAGCGTTCCACTAGTGGCGATTGAGGACGTAATGTCCCGTCGAGGAGATGGCGAAGAGCGCGATCTTCCCGCGGAGGCAGCTCTGGGATTCGTCCTTGGCGATATGGGTGCCGAGGTCGATGAACGCCTTGAATTCCCATCTGCGATCCCAAGTGAAAACTTCATGGTGATCGTCGATCCCGTAGAAACCGACAATGAAGAAGCGGAGGTCGACGAGGCTATCCAGCATTTCGAGGAGCTGCTCTCTGACAGGAACGATCCGCTTCGGATCTACCATCGCGCTGCGGTTAAGCCCTCGCTTCTGTCAGCGGCGCAGGAAATCGATGTTGCGCGAAAGATGGAAGACGCAGCCTCGCACGCACTCGATGCGTTGGCGACGTGGCCCCGGGGTTTAAACTACCTTCTTGACAAAATTGGCAAGGCCGCTGGTACCTCGCACCTATCAACCTTCGTGGTTTTGCGCGACGGCGACGCTGACGATGGGGAGCAAAATGCTGATACCGATGAGAGCGCCAACGCGAAGCCAGACCTCGAGATTTACCCGGAAGATAATGCTCCTCAGGGCGAATTTATGGGCAAAGAAGAATCGCCCAACGTTGTGGACGACCCTATCGAAGTCTTAGCCGGCATCCAAGCGCTGGCTGCCGAGTCAATGGACGGAGCATCGACGCCCCTGCGACATGAGCTAGGCCGGCTGCACTTCAGGCGGCCGTTCCTCATAAGCTTGGAAGAAGTGGCGAAGGGTGACAGTCATCCTTCTGCCTTGGCCTATAGAAGCGCCATCGCCGAGCTAATCCGCTATCGTGACTACATGACACAGGCCAACCTGCGCTTGGTCATGGACGTCGCCAGGCGTCGCATGCATTCGGGGTTATCGCTCGAAGATCTGATCCAAGAAGGCAACCTTGGCCTGCTAAAAGCAGTGGACCGCTTCGATTGGCGTCGTGGTTTTCGATTCTCGACCATGGCGACTTGGTGGATCAAGCAGCAGGTCGGGCGTGGGATCTTCGATACGGCGCTTGAGATTCGTTTACCTGTTCATATCCACGAGAAGGTTTCTCGTGGCCGCTGGGAAATCGAGTCGCTCGAGCGCATGCGCGGCAAACCCGCCTCATTGGCCGAGCAGGCAGCGATTTGCAGCATGACGCCCGATAAGTTCGAGCTGGCCGCCCGCGCGCTTTCGGAGCCTCTCTCGATTGATGAGGCACAGCAGGAAGGCTGTTTCGAGTCCGAAGAGACTGACGAGCCGTTCGCTCGCATGGTCGCGCACGATGAGGCGCGGTTGGTCGACGAAATGCTTGCAAAGCTGAAAGGAAAGGATGCAGAAGTCCTTCGATTGCGGTTCGGCATAGGTGTCCCTGAGGCGCTTACTTTGGATCAAATTGGAGGAATTCTCGGCGTAACTCGCGAACGCGTTCGCCAGATTGAATCGGCAGCGATGCGCAAACTCTCGTCTTCGTCTTACCGCGACGCTTTGACAAGGGCGCTGGGAAAGGTCCCTACGCAATGTAAGACGAAATCTGATGAAGAAGCGCGGACGGGGAGCGACGTCCCTCCCACGCGTTCCGCAAAAACCCGTTCGGGCGAGTCCACGTCCACACCCGATCTCGCGAGCGACATTGATACCAACGCGATGCCGGTGCCGCCTCCTGAGGAAACTGCCGCCCCGATATCCGCTTCGATGCAACGACTGCTCGATATGGCTCATGAGCTTGGTGTTCGGGTTGTTCGAGACCCGTCTGGCCCCAATGCAGGCTTCATATTCGGCGAGATCGATCACCAAGACCGCAAGGCGCGCAAATTGATCCGAGACTTGCTCGGGACGGGCTTCGCATGGCAACCGGGAATAGGCTACCGACAATGAGTGCGATACGAAATGCGCCACCACGAGCTGGCGCAATGCTTGAGGCCCTGCGCGGCATGGGCTACTCCACGGGTGCGGCAGTTGCCGACATCATCGATAACAGCATTGCGGCGGGAGCCACTCACATAGACGTCCAGTTCGCGTGGGACGGTTCAGCCAGTCGCGTGGCCATTCTCGATGACGGCCGTGGAATGGACGACTCAGAGCTTGAGAGCGCCATGACGCTGGGGGACAAGAGCCCGCTTGACGCACGCGATCCTGAAGACCTCGGCCGGTTCGGCATGGGGCTCAAGACAGCGTCCTTCTCTCAGTGCCGCAGGTTGACCGTAGTGAGCGCCAAAAGCGGCTCGCACTCCTGCTTGCGATGGGATCTCGATGAGCTTGCGCGAAACCCCGAGATTGGGTGGGCTCTGCTCGAAGGACCGGCCCCCGGATCGGAGCCCTTCATCGCAACGATGCTCGAGCGCTCTCACGGGTGCTTGGTGCTGTGGGAGTCGATGGATCGCATTGTGACCAAGGCATTCTCACCTGAACACTTCCTTGATTTGGTCGACGAGGTCCAGCAGCACCTAGCCATGGTATTTCACCGACTCATCGGAGGACTGCATCCAAAGTTGCAACTTGCGATCAACGGGCGTCCTGTCATCGCTTGGGACCCATTCATGTCGGGGCATCCGGCGAAGCCTTGGGAGTCACCAGTCGCCCGGAAGTCGACGGATTCTGGCCCGATCACCCTGCAATGCCACGTGCTGCCTCACAAGGACCGGCTCAAAGCCGACGAGTTTGATTCCAACGGCGGCCCCGCAGGCTGGAGCACACAGCAGGGGTTCTACGTCTACCGCAACGAACGACTTCTCGTTGCCGGTGGATGGCTAGGGCTCGGGCAGGGCCGCGGTTGGAACCGTGAAGAAGCCTACCGGCTCGCACGAATCCAACTGGACATACCGAATACCGCCGACGCAACCTGGAAGATTGATATCCGAAAGTCGACCGCACGGCCGCCCGTTTCGTTGCGACCTTGGCTTACCAAGCTCGCCGAGGACACACGCGAAAGAGCGCGGCGCGTGTTTGCCTATCGCGCGGCCCCGCAAGGCCGGATAGGTTCGGCACCAATTGAACTGGCGTGGAGAGCTGAGCACACCAAAGCTGGCGTGAAATACCGCATCGACGAGAAGCATCCTGCAGTCGTAGCTGTATTCGACACTTGTGAAAAGGGTTCGGAGCTTGTGCGGGTGATGCTCCGGGTAATTGAGGAGACAGTGCCCGTTCAGCGCATTTGGCTGGACACTGCCGAGTCGAAAGACACGCCGCGCAGCGGCTTTTCAGGTGAGCCCAGCGCAGAGGTGCAGAACGTCTTGGTTGTTCTGTTCAGGGACATGGTCGTTCGAAGGAACATGAGCGAGGAGCTCGCCCGAACAACGCTAGCGGTAACGGAGCCCTTCCAAGATTATCCGGCCTTGGTTGCCGGCCTGCGTCTCGAATCTTGAAAATGTCTAAAAAAGGGGGAGAGGATGAGCGTATCTGAATCCATACAGACGAAAATAATTTCGATCGCGCAGATCCTGCTGCGTGACGCGCCAGAAGAAACAATGCGCTCGCCCAGTGCGATAGCCGACAACGTACGGATAGCCGCTATGACGATGAGAGCGGCGCCGGGTGACTATGACGAGGAAGCAGCTGTTGCCGAGCTCATCCGACGATTCAGTCAATGGGTTCCCAACGATTCTGCGTTGACTGACCCCGCTGGACACGAGGACTGGTTTCAACCCTCGATAAAGAAGGACTGGCGCTACTGGCAGCGACTCCAACGCTACTTGGAGCGCTCCCTTGCTGTAAATGTCGTGGAGGCGCTTGACCGTTCGACTGATGGAATCATTGCGCAACTTGAAGACCCCAAGAGGGAGGCCCCTTGGGACCGTCGAGGATTGGTTGTGGGTCATGTGCAATCCGGCAAGACCAGTAGCTACTCGGCGCTTATTTGCAAGGCGGCGGATGCTGGCTACAAGATCATCGTTGTACTTGCGGGCATGCATAACAACCTTCGCTCGCAAACGCAAATACGCCTCGAGGAAGCGTTCCTGGGTTACGAGACTTCTCCGAACCGCGATCCGGGCAATCCAATCGGTGTCTTCTATGAAGATCGAGATCCGAACATTCACCCCAACTGCGCCACCTCACGCGATGAAAAGGGCGATTTCAACGGAGCGGCAGCCAAAAAATTTTCGGTCTCACCAGAGCAACGACCTTGGCTGTTTGTCGTCAAAAAGAATAAGTCGGTGCTCCAAAAATTGCTCAAATGGATGCGTAGCAATCACGTCGCGAATGCGACCGATCCAGAGACGGGCCGGAAATTTTCGACAAATTTGCCGCTGCTGGTAATCGACGATGAGGCCGACAACGCGTCCATCGACACCGGCGAGCAAGAGTTCGATGAAAACGGCATCCCTGATCCCGAGCATGAACCGAAGGCTATCAACAGCCTAATCCGACAGATCCTGGATACCTTCGCAAAATCGGCCTACGTAGGATATACGGCCACGCCCTTCGCCAACGTCTTCATTCACCGGCGGGGCAAAACGAAGGATGAAGGCGAAGACCTCTTTCCTCGATCTTTCATCTGCAACTTGGCTGCTCCGTCGAACTACGTTGGGCCCACCCGCGTCTTCGGTATAACTGGCCCCAGTGGTGAGCGGATCGGGGAACTTCCGCTAGTGCGTGCGTTCGATGACCATGCCGACATGGAGGGTGGGGGCTGGATGCCCGCCAAGCATGGAAAGGATCATATCCCGACACATGGTGGAGAAGACTCCTTGCCGCCGTCCCTGCGCGGGGCCGTCCACTCATTCTTGCTCGCTTGTGCCGCACGCGCTTGCCGCGGACAAAAAGCTAAGCACTGTTCGATGCTGATCCATGTCACGCGGCTCACGCTTGTGCAAAATCAAGTGCGGCGGCAAGTTGACGAATTCGTCAAGCGGATGTCGCAGCGCTTGGCACGGAAGGTCGATGCTGCGGAGCTTCTGGCTAACCTTCAGGACCTCTGGGAATCCGACTTCGTTCCGACTCATAAAACAATCCAAGAGGCATTAGTCGATGGCGATCGACCGGCTGATCTGCCCTCGTGGGACGAAATCGCGGCCGTGCTACCAGACGCAGCCGCCGACATCGTCGTCAAGACGATCAACGGATCCGCCAAGGACGCACTCGACTACGTCGAAAAAGAGGCCACCGGCCTCAAGGTGATTGCCATCGGCGGCGATAAGCTCGCGCGAGGTCTGACGCTCGAGGGGCTAACAACCAGCTACTTCGTTCGCACCACGAAAATGTATGACACGCTCATGCAGATGGGGCGATGGTTTGGTTATCGACCAGGCTATCTCGATCTTTGCCGGTTGTATACGACCGGCGACCTGATTCGCAGCTTCGGACTGATCGCAGATGCTGCCGAAGAGCTGCGGCAAGAGTTTGACGCAATGGTGGCTGTGGGTTCCACGCCTGACAAGTATGGTCTCAAGGTAGCGTCGCATCCTAGTCTTTTGGTCACCTCGCCAATGAAGATGAGGACTGCGCAAACGGTGCGGCTTTCGTACAGTGGTTCGCTCACGCAAACCATCGCGTTTCCATCGGACTCTGCATCGCTTCAAGGCAACCTTGATGCAGCCGAACACCTTGTCGCAAACATAGGGGCACCCGCAGTCATCGGTCCGAAACAGGATCGGCCGGATGGGATCGATGACTGGAAGCGCTCTTGGCTCTGGAGGGATGTCTCATCCGAAAGAGTCAAGGCGTTCCTGCATGCCTACGCGGCTGCCCCAGGCATCGAGCGCGCCAACGGGGAAGTAATGGCGGAATTCGTCGATGAGATGAACAAAAAAGGCGAGCTGGAATTATGGACGGTGGCGCTTATCGCCGAAGGTCGATCCGATAATGATGCCAGGCGTTACAAGTTCGCCGAACGCTTCGAAGTTAAGGCCATGCCCATGCGCTCACCAAAGGGAGATGGCAAAGGGTACTCGATCGGTGTGCTGACTGATCCCGCCGATGAGGGAATTGACGTAGCGACGGACGGGTGGGAGGCAGCCCTAGAGGTCACAATCGGCACATGGAAACGCGAAGGGAATAAGGGGCGGCCCATACCATCCCGCCCGAGTGGGCGTTCGCTGCGTGATCTGCGAAGTGCCGAACGACCCGGCCCGACCCATCGAGGATTGTTGCTGCTCTACCCACTTTCACCAACACCCAACAGGGAACACGCTATTGCCGGCTGGGACAAGCCGATTATCGGATTTGCGGCCAGCTTCCCATCGAGCAATCAAGAGGTGGCAGTGGAATACAAAGTCGATCACTTGTTGTGGGAGCAGCAGTATGACTCTCCCGAGTGATCAACTCACGCTTGCCTGGAGTTCCCTTGCAACATCCGGCGATAGAGGCGAGGGCTGGCGCAGCATCGTGATCTCGCCTGCCGGAGCTGCCTTGGTCCGCGCTGGTCTCCGCTTCCCCGCTGGGGCGGAGGCAATCCTAGTGCGATTCTCGGCTTCCTCGCTACCAACAACAGTCAAGCTGCCCGAAGG comes from the Cupriavidus sp. P-10 genome and includes:
- the dnaN gene encoding DNA polymerase III subunit beta: MQLVKTSRDNLLRPLQIVSGIVERRHTLPILANLLIRKSGSNVSFLSTDIEIQITTHAECGVGNDSVATTVAARKLLDILRAMPDGDVALSLNDKRMTVQSGKSRFALQTLAAEEFPTVAEASEFNASVTLPQKTFKHLLAMVHFAMAQQDIRYYLNGMLLVVEGKKVMAVATDGHRLAYCGVELENEAAGVGARQEVIIPRKTILELQRLLEDNDDPVTVQLAANQVKFTFANIELISKLVEGKFPDFQRVIPKGYKNAFAIDRVRLQQALQRTAILTTDKFKGVRCILDTHVLKISSTNADQEEAQEELELDYSGDALDIGFNVTYLLDVLANLKSEQVQVSLGDSNSSALITVPEDDNFKYVVMPMRI
- the gyrB gene encoding DNA topoisomerase (ATP-hydrolyzing) subunit B codes for the protein MTEQQKPQQENTYGASSIQILEGLEAVRKRPGMYIGDTSDGTGLHHLVFEVLDNSIDEALAGYCTEIQVTIHSDNSISIVDNGRGIPPLVKFDDKHEPKRSAAEIAMTELHAGGKFNQNSYKVSGGLHGVGVSCVNALSKWLRLTVRRDGQVHLIEFAKGDVQNRIIETVPGPDGQPVEVSPMKVIGATDKRGTEVHFLADEEIFTNVEFHYEILSKRIRELSFLNNGVHIKLVDQRTGKEEDFAFSGGVKGFVEYINRAKTVLHPNIFYANTEKDGIGVEVAMQWNDGYNEQVLCFTNNIPQRDGGTHLTGLRAAMTRVINKYIEENEVAKKAKVETTGDDMREGLACVLSVKVPEPKFSSQTKDKLVSSEVRLPVEELVSKALTDFLLETPIDAKTICGKIVDAARAREAARKAREMTRRKGVMDGMGLPGKLADCQEKDPAQSELFLVEGDSAGGSAKQGRDRKFQAILPLKGKILNVERARFDKMLSSQEVLTLITALGTGIGKDDYNLEKLRYHRIIIMTDADVDGSHIRTLLLTFFYRQMPDIIERGYVYIAQPPLYKIKHGKEERYIKDDVELNAYLLKLAMEKASLVRPDGSEISGDALTELARQYQLTEGVIGRLSRIVDTDALRAIADGVALDLDSAAAAEASAVALKAKLAEMHAKTLLGAAVNDDGTADVYAQFDEKTDKHRLMIARRHHGNVRLSHLDADFVHGADYAALSNAAKTFQGLTPEGTKVQRGEGDKLRDQTVNDFHGAMQWLLAEAERGVSRQRYKGLGEMNPEQLFETTLDVTQRRLLKVQIEDAIAADQIFTTLMGDEVEPRRNFIESNALVARNIDV
- a CDS encoding sigma-70 family RNA polymerase sigma factor; protein product: MRQPSTEPSPFLSQRSGAQTNNCELQDERSDTPNAPDREGQLTELTFGDWEAVELSEPPRDNPVVLITEAERQRRIDNHTPIDHSAAWDDLEAFLPDSAKSILRVSNQPFRESLRELLLRALREGSVPLVAIEDVMSRRGDGEERDLPAEAALGFVLGDMGAEVDERLEFPSAIPSENFMVIVDPVETDNEEAEVDEAIQHFEELLSDRNDPLRIYHRAAVKPSLLSAAQEIDVARKMEDAASHALDALATWPRGLNYLLDKIGKAAGTSHLSTFVVLRDGDADDGEQNADTDESANAKPDLEIYPEDNAPQGEFMGKEESPNVVDDPIEVLAGIQALAAESMDGASTPLRHELGRLHFRRPFLISLEEVAKGDSHPSALAYRSAIAELIRYRDYMTQANLRLVMDVARRRMHSGLSLEDLIQEGNLGLLKAVDRFDWRRGFRFSTMATWWIKQQVGRGIFDTALEIRLPVHIHEKVSRGRWEIESLERMRGKPASLAEQAAICSMTPDKFELAARALSEPLSIDEAQQEGCFESEETDEPFARMVAHDEARLVDEMLAKLKGKDAEVLRLRFGIGVPEALTLDQIGGILGVTRERVRQIESAAMRKLSSSSYRDALTRALGKVPTQCKTKSDEEARTGSDVPPTRSAKTRSGESTSTPDLASDIDTNAMPVPPPEETAAPISASMQRLLDMAHELGVRVVRDPSGPNAGFIFGEIDHQDRKARKLIRDLLGTGFAWQPGIGYRQ
- a CDS encoding ATP-binding protein, with the protein product MLEALRGMGYSTGAAVADIIDNSIAAGATHIDVQFAWDGSASRVAILDDGRGMDDSELESAMTLGDKSPLDARDPEDLGRFGMGLKTASFSQCRRLTVVSAKSGSHSCLRWDLDELARNPEIGWALLEGPAPGSEPFIATMLERSHGCLVLWESMDRIVTKAFSPEHFLDLVDEVQQHLAMVFHRLIGGLHPKLQLAINGRPVIAWDPFMSGHPAKPWESPVARKSTDSGPITLQCHVLPHKDRLKADEFDSNGGPAGWSTQQGFYVYRNERLLVAGGWLGLGQGRGWNREEAYRLARIQLDIPNTADATWKIDIRKSTARPPVSLRPWLTKLAEDTRERARRVFAYRAAPQGRIGSAPIELAWRAEHTKAGVKYRIDEKHPAVVAVFDTCEKGSELVRVMLRVIEETVPVQRIWLDTAESKDTPRSGFSGEPSAEVQNVLVVLFRDMVVRRNMSEELARTTLAVTEPFQDYPALVAGLRLES
- a CDS encoding Z1 domain-containing protein, whose product is MSVSESIQTKIISIAQILLRDAPEETMRSPSAIADNVRIAAMTMRAAPGDYDEEAAVAELIRRFSQWVPNDSALTDPAGHEDWFQPSIKKDWRYWQRLQRYLERSLAVNVVEALDRSTDGIIAQLEDPKREAPWDRRGLVVGHVQSGKTSSYSALICKAADAGYKIIVVLAGMHNNLRSQTQIRLEEAFLGYETSPNRDPGNPIGVFYEDRDPNIHPNCATSRDEKGDFNGAAAKKFSVSPEQRPWLFVVKKNKSVLQKLLKWMRSNHVANATDPETGRKFSTNLPLLVIDDEADNASIDTGEQEFDENGIPDPEHEPKAINSLIRQILDTFAKSAYVGYTATPFANVFIHRRGKTKDEGEDLFPRSFICNLAAPSNYVGPTRVFGITGPSGERIGELPLVRAFDDHADMEGGGWMPAKHGKDHIPTHGGEDSLPPSLRGAVHSFLLACAARACRGQKAKHCSMLIHVTRLTLVQNQVRRQVDEFVKRMSQRLARKVDAAELLANLQDLWESDFVPTHKTIQEALVDGDRPADLPSWDEIAAVLPDAAADIVVKTINGSAKDALDYVEKEATGLKVIAIGGDKLARGLTLEGLTTSYFVRTTKMYDTLMQMGRWFGYRPGYLDLCRLYTTGDLIRSFGLIADAAEELRQEFDAMVAVGSTPDKYGLKVASHPSLLVTSPMKMRTAQTVRLSYSGSLTQTIAFPSDSASLQGNLDAAEHLVANIGAPAVIGPKQDRPDGIDDWKRSWLWRDVSSERVKAFLHAYAAAPGIERANGEVMAEFVDEMNKKGELELWTVALIAEGRSDNDARRYKFAERFEVKAMPMRSPKGDGKGYSIGVLTDPADEGIDVATDGWEAALEVTIGTWKREGNKGRPIPSRPSGRSLRDLRSAERPGPTHRGLLLLYPLSPTPNREHAIAGWDKPIIGFAASFPSSNQEVAVEYKVDHLLWEQQYDSPE